A portion of the Salvia miltiorrhiza cultivar Shanhuang (shh) unplaced genomic scaffold, IMPLAD_Smil_shh original_scaffold_447, whole genome shotgun sequence genome contains these proteins:
- the LOC131004656 gene encoding AAA-ATPase ASD, mitochondrial-like: MVEVTQTEKVVASLAAMATQTGKAAAGLTVVFAMFQNYFPCELRVLIMECYDKFVNFVYPYIQITFPEFQGDGFRRSKAYSAIERYLNTNSTKQAKRLQAYVVDDCDAVVLSVTNNEEVADEFKGIKLWWTSREHSPTKQSISLWPRKDEKKYFRLTFYRKHRHLVTTEYIKHVLDQGKAITVQERRRKLCTNKAGTAGGGCGGGGYGFGAGLWSEVVFEHPATFPTLAMDPVRKQRIVNDLLYFSKSEEYYKKVGKAWKRGYLLYGPPGTGKSTLIAAMANLLQYDVYDLELTAVDNNTELRKLLINTTSKSIIVIEDIDCSIDVTAKREDDDDDKEEDKGAAKDPVNEEKKKKKKKKRSNVTLSGLLNTIDGLWSACPGERIIVFTTNHVEKLDKALIRRGRMDEHIEFSYCGFEAFKILAKNYLDTDSHELFAKIRQLLKETEMTPADVADKLMLKSDVEDADTNLLRLIKALEEAKEKARQKAEEEDKNKAEKEEQEKKVAEEKARNGSTGDQSLDNGVKENGQTIKL, translated from the exons atggtggaggtg ACCCAAACGGAGAAAGTGGTGGCGAGTCTGGCGGCAATGGCGACACAGACAGGCAAAGCAGCTGCAGGCCTGACGGTGGTGTTCGCCATGTTCCAAAACTACTTCCCCTGCGAACTCCGCGTCCTAATCATGGAGTGCTACGACAAATTCGTCAATTTCGTGTACCCCTACATCCAGATCACCTTCCCCGAGTTTCAGGGCGACGGCTTCCGCCGCAGCAAGGCCTACTCCGCCATCGAGAGGTACCTCAACACCAACTCCACCAAGCAGGCCAAGCGCCTCCAGGCCTACGTCGTTGACGACTGCGACGCCGTCGTCCTCTCCGTCACCAACAACGAGGAGGTCGCCGATGAGTTCAAGGGCATCAAGCTCTGGTGGACTTCCCGTGAGCATAGCCCCACCAAGCAGTCCATCTCCTTGTGGCCCAggaaggatgagaagaagtaCTTCCGCCTCACTTTCTACCGCAAACACCGCCACCTCGTCACCACCGAGTATATCAAGCACGTCTTGGACCAAGGGAAGGCCATCACCGTGCAGGAGCGCCGGAGGAAGCTCTGCACCAACAAGGCCGGAACCGCCGGCGGcggctgcggcggcggcggctatgGCTTCGGCGCCGGTCTGTGGAGCGAGGTGGTGTTCGAGCACCCCGCCACATTCCCTACCCTGGCCATGGACCCCGTCAGGAAGCAGCGAATCGTCAATGATTTGCTGTATTTCTCGAAATCGGAGGAGTATTATAAGAAGGTGGGGAAGGCGTGGAAGCGGGGGTATCTCCTCTACGGCCCCCCGGGAACCGGCAAGTCCACCCTGATCGCCGCCATGGCTAATTTATTACAGTACGACGTGTATGATCTGGAGCTCACTGCGGTCGACAACAACACTGAGCTGCGGAAACTGCTGATCAACACCACCAGCAAGTCGATTATAGTCATCGAGGACATCGATTGCTCCATCGACGTGACGGCCAAGAGggaagacgacgacgatgacAAGGAAGAAGACAAGGGCGCAGCAAAGGATCCAGTgaatgaggagaagaagaagaagaagaagaaaaagcgCAGTAATGTGACCCTCTCCGGGCTACTCAACACCATCGACGGGCTCTGGTCGGCTTGTCCCGGGGAAAGGATCATCGTTTTCACGACCAATCATGTGGAGAAGCTGGATAAAGCACTGATCCGGAGGGGGAGAATGGATGAACACATAGAGTTTTCCTATTGCGGGTTCGAAGCGTTTAAGATATTGGCCAAGAATTATTTGGACACTGATTCACATGAATTGTTTGCAAAGATTAGGCAGCTGCTCAAGGAGACGGAGATGACTCCGGCCGATGTTGCTGACAAACTCATGCTCAAATCGGATGTGGAAGATGCCGACACTAATTTGCTGAGATTGATCAAAGCGTTGGAGGAGGCCAAGGAAAAAGCCAGACAGAAAGCGGAGGAAGAGGACAAGAACAAGGCCGAGAAAGAAGAGCAAGAGAAGAAGGTGGCAGAGGAGAAAGCCAGGAATGGGAGTACTGGTGATCAATCTTTGGATAATGGAGTGAAAGAAAATGgtcaaacaattaaattatga
- the LOC131004658 gene encoding uncharacterized protein LOC131004658: MIAAEEFTFPVISSNATDTVNLTLLPPLWRISDSDETTSAARQRRPFASQIIKTDDEAEKGQGAEAEAESQEKMDLLWEDFNEELQSSADSSGSEFSEETSQHHCDEFEDLEECANVRQLKLIRAKPKKMESLVKVMKKLFSLSNQQKSNHH; encoded by the coding sequence ATGATAGCAGCAGAAGAGTTCACCTTTCCCGTGATTAGCAGCAACGCCACTGACACTGTCAATCTCACACTTCTGCCGCCTCTCTGGAGAATCTCCGATTCCGACGAGACGACCTCCGCCGCCAGACAACGGCGGCCATTCGCCAGCCAAATTATCAAGACCGATGATGAGGCGGAGAAGGGCCAAGGAGCAGAGGCAGAAGCGGAATCGCAGGAGAAGATGGACCTACTGTGGGAGGATTTCAACGAGGAATTGCAGAGTTCCGCCGATTCTTCCGGTTCCGAATTCAGTGAAGAAACTAGTCAACATCATTGTGATGAATTTGAAGATCTAGAAGAGTGCGCTAACGTGCGCCAGTTAAAACTGATCCGTGCAAAGCCGAAGAAGATGGAATCGCTGGTGAAGGTGATGAAGAAGCTTTTCTCGCTCAGCAACCAACAAAAGAGCAATCACCATTGA
- the LOC131004626 gene encoding uncharacterized protein LOC131004626 produces MIMVSRILYSNFHPYSLPHKGEREREMVSRTRRGTGRGESEKMKGEEESGDKGGGGEYEESRAQRIKENMERMKSLGIADLSNQLKTRPSSSTLRKNKPQRPPSDDPLRRSSRLKEVPRPSYSEKRSPKKAHSSSSQKVEIHIPAGENPEIYTEEHEKLLGDSVADWTLQVDGFDEDGVRIYDPYLGKSCHQCRQKTLGLRTACSKCDTVSGQFCGDCLYTRYGENVTEVNLKQDWVCPVCRGICNCSRCRRDKGWNPTGTIYKKAHKLGFKSVAHYLIYTRREGAIDAAETPSGDEKEGPSDALPESGRKIPQDMEQDSDSDYEGDHEHDEDYEKIE; encoded by the exons ATGATTATGGTGAGTAGGATTTTATATTCCAATTTTCATCCATATTCTCTTCCGCacaaaggagagagagagagagagatggtgagTAGGACTAGGAGAGGCACAGGGAGAGGGGAAAGTGAGAAGATGAAAGGGGAAGAAGAAAGCGGTGATAAGGGAGGTGGAGGAGAGTATGAAGAATCCAGAGCACAAAGAatcaaggaaaacatggagagAATGAAGAGCCTGGGCATTGCTGATCTTTCCAATCAGCTCAAGACTCGCCCTTCCTCTTCCACTCTCCGCAAAAACAAGCCCCAGCGCCCACCTTCAGATGATCCTCTGCGCCGCTCTTCTAG GTTGAAAGAGGTGCCGCGACCGAGTTACTCGGAGAAGCGATCTCCCAAAAAGGCGCATTCCTCCTCCTCACAGAAGGTGGAAATCCACATTCCAGCAGGTGAGAATCCTGAGATTTACACGGAGGAGCACGAGAAGCTGTTGGGTGACTCCGTGGCTGATTGGACTCTCCAAGTTGATGGATTTGACGAAGACGGAGTGCGTATATACGATCCCTATCTGGGCAAGTCTTGCCACCAATGCAG ACAGAAGACTCTCGGACTGCGCACCGCGTGCAGCAAGTGCGACACCGTTTCAGGCCAGTTTTGTGGAGATTGCTTATACACGAG GTATGGGGAGAATGTGACTGAGGTTAATTTGAAGCAAGACTGGGTTTGCCCTGTATGTCGTGGAATATGCAATTGCAGTCGCTGTAGAAGAGATAAAGGGTGGAACCCTACTGGAACAATCTACAAGAAG GCACATAAGCTTGGTTTCAAATCTGTTGCGCATTACCTCATTTACACACGTCGCGAGGGAGCAATTGACGCTGCTGAAACTCCATCTGGTGATGAAAAGGAAGGACCATCTGATGCACTTCCAGAGTCGGGACGCAAAATACCACAAGACATGGAACAGGATAGTGACAGTGACTATGAAGGAGATCATGAGCATGATGAAGACTATGAGAAGATAGAATGA